The genomic DNA AAATCCCTCTCCTGCAGAGGGAAGCACGAAGATGGCTAATGAAATCATCGTTGCTTATATCTCCTCTTCCGTATCTGATTACGACATCATAGTCTTTAGAGGCGGAAAATGTAACAGAAGTGCTTGGAGGCCCAAAGAAATCACTGAAATCAGTTAATGCTTCATCTACAAACAAGCTCTGAGACCTTGGGAAGCCAATGCTTAATTCAGCGTCTTGCAGATTCTTCGAGGACGTTGGTGGAAAACTTACAAAGTTCGCACTATTCTCTGCGATGACACTATCATGGCTTCTTGATCTAGCTGCTGGAGGGTCATGGTTATGTTTTCCTTCATATGTTGTCACTACAACTTTTGGATCTGTTGCTGCTCTCTCTACATGTTTCCTCATTCCACATCCCATTTTCGTGCACTTATAATAACTCCTACGGgccaaaaaaagagaatattaaCAAGAATTTTTGGAGACATAAAGCTATACTGCTCGACGAGTTCCACCATTCAAAGAGTGTAATAGCAACCTCGGATAAGGACTCCCTTTGAGAACTTTCTGTCCATATTTGCGCCACCTAAATCCATCATCTATAAGATCAACTTCACTCAACGTTTGGACAGTAAATACAGGCTCTCTCACGGTTCTATGTGAAGTAGCAGCAGCTGGTTCCCAATCCTCAACTTCTTTAATTCTGCACATTGATCTATCCactcaaaaacccaaaaataaagaaaaaaaaaatggattattAATCATCAacaaagtttataactttaCCTTCTCTTGGTTTCAGGCTCATCTTCAGCAGTATCTCCACTATTGACTTCTTCACTGTCACTTGCTGTTTCCTGTTGCTTATTGGAGCTGAACTGTGATGCTGCCAATCCAGAACTCCTGCGATTGTTATGTATCGAACTCCCACTTAGATTTGTGGTGCTACCTCTTTTTCCTTGCTTAGGAGGTTCGTGATTGTGAGCACCTTTGTAGACGCTTTGCGTTACTTGTCCATCAACAGATCTCTcaaccttcttcttgacaagGCATCCTGGATGTGTGCACTTGTAATAGCTTCGAGGAAACATTTCGCCTTTAGCACTCTTTTGCCCATACTTCCGCCAGTAATAGCCATCATCAACTCGATTTAGAGGCTCGATGCTAGTTATACCTGAGGTACTACTGTGAGCTAGTACTGAAGAATCTGGAGCTGGGGTAAGGATCTGAGGTTGACCCGATGGAAATGATTGAAACGCTGAGGAAGGAGGATACTCGCTTTGAGGTTGCATATTGACATGGGCTTGAATTCCTTGAACTGCTTGAGCTACAACTTGCTGATATGTCATTCCATATGTTCCCTGCAAAATGTTACATTTGGGTTAAATCAAGTGAAAACAAATCCGAGCACACATGTGTGGAACATGACGAAATAGGTATCGGGTTTACTACATTAGTAGACACATACCTCGAACTTGTCAAGAAACTCAACAGGAGTCTCATCCTTGGGCGGAAGAGTTATTTGGTACCACCTAGGCAAGAAGATATTAAACCCCAAAAGCAAGTCGTCATGGTCCTTGAACAAATCTTTTACTCTTGCTATGATGCCATTGGTGTCATCTCTAGGAAACAACAatgaaacacacaaacaaaaataacatttccTACTGtgagaataaataaaaagaccaaataaaaatggaagagagaagaagaagagagcattTACCGGCTCTGATCATCATAGTCCTTCATGACTTCAAGGAAAGTCTCATATCTCTCTTTATCGTCTTGAAACTTTTCCTTGACAGATTCCAGATAGGCTAAAGCACCTGTTGTTAGCCTTCCAATACTGcatcaccaaaaagaaaacatatatttatctCCAAAGCATGAAAATTCAAATCAGCCTGCAAATTCACATCCCAATCATCACCGAAACTAACCAAGGGGATGATACGGTGGACACCGACGGCGATTGGGAAACCATCAAACCGGTGGAGCTGTTTCGCTTGAATCTCGCGTCAACATCACTACTTGAGCTACTATTATTCCTTTCACCGGAACTTCCAACTCTCTGATAATAATCACTAGTTCCGTCGGCCGCTCCGGTAGACTCTTCCTTCTCCGACATCGATCCccaaaattatcaaacaaaaaactggagaagagaatatttaaaaagttactGTTAACTCACAGATCTATTTGTTGacttctagattttttttttctccaaaaaaagaattgtttttaTCAGAGAAAACCACAAAGCTCTTTGTTTGCTTACCGTTGACTTGAACTGGAAAAATTGCATCAGAGCTTTTTGTTCTCCGATGGAaccatctcctcctccttcttcttcttcctcttcagcaGAGTTCGATGTGTTTCTCAGTTTCAGAGGCTTCGACACTCGCAACAACTTCACCGGCCATCTCCAAAAAGCTCTCCGCTTAAGAGGAATCGATTCCTTTATCGACGACAGGCTCCGTCGAGGCGACGATATCACCGCGCTTTTCGATAGAATTGAGAGATCCAAGATCGCGATCATCGTCTTATCCGCGAATTACGCGAACTCCGCGTGGTGCCTCCGTGAGCTAGTGAAGATCCTCGATTGCAGAAACAGAAACCAGCAGCTTGTTGTACCGATCTTCTACAAAGTTGACAAATCCGACGtcgagaagcagaagaagagttTCGCTGTGCCGTTTAAGTTACCGGAATTGACTTTTCCCGGAGTTACGCCTGAAGAGATCTCGTCGTGGAAAGCTGCTCTTGCCTCAGCATCCAACATTTCCGGTTATGTTGTCAAGGAGATTAGGTAACTAACTTATCACTCTGTTTCCTCtgccttttatttttcttagagaTGTTTTTGAAGTTTATGTAATTGTGGTTTATGTTGTTTAGCACGTCTGAGGCCAAACTTGTGGATGAGATAGCCGTTGACACATTCAAGAAGCTGAATGATTTGGCTCCGAGTGGGAACGAAGGTCTCGTGGGGGTAGAGTCTCGTCTAAAGAATCTTGAAAAGCTGTTGTCATGGGAGGATTTGGATTCTGTTCATGTAATAGGCATTGTTGGAATGGTTGGGATTGGGAAAACGACTCTTGCAGATTGTTTGTATGGACGTATGCGTGGTCACTTCGACGGTAGCTGCTTTCTTACGAACATACGCGAAAATTCAGGTAGAAGCGGGTTAGAATCTTTGCTGCAGAAACTGTTTTCCACTGTGTTAAATGATAGAGATTTGGAGATTGGAGCTCCTGGAAATGCACATGAGAGGTTTGAGCGCCGGCTTAAGAGCAAAAGGCTGCTTATTGTGCTTGATGATGTGAATGATGAAAAGCAGATCAAGTATCTTATGGGACACTGCAAATGGTATCAAGGAGGAAGTAGAATTATCATTACTACTAGAGACTGTAAACTGGTGGAGACGATCAAAGGCCGCAAATATGTGCTCCCGAAATTGAATGATAGAGAAGCCTTGAAGCTCTTTAGCTTGAATGCGTTTAATGACTCTTGCCCTTCGAAAGGGTTTGAGTGTTTGACAAATATGGTTCTAGATTACGCTAAAGGTCACCCTTTGGCTCTCAAGGTATTAGGATCTGATCTTTGCGAGAGGGATAATTTGTATTGGGAAGCTAAATTGGATAGACTGAAGAGTAGATCACATGGAGATATTTATGAAGTTTTGGAAACAAGCTATGAGGAGCTTAGCGTTGAGCAGAAGAATATATTTCTGGATATTGCATGTTTCTTTAGATCAGAGAATGTGGATTACGTGACAAGCCTTCTCACCAGTCATTGTGTGGATGTGTCTGGCGTGATTAAGGATCTTGTTGACAAATGTCTGATTACTCTTTCTGGTAATCGCATCGAGATGCATGACATGTTGCAGACGATGGGGAAAGAGATTAGTTTAAAAGCAGAAACAATTGGAATAAGAGACTTTAGGTGGCTATCACGACATGGTAACCAGTGTCAGTGGCATATCAGACTATGGGACAGTGAAGATATTTGTGACTTGCTAACCAAAGGCCTGGTAATGACGTATCCTCGTTGATAttattttcagtttggtattaTACATTAGCATCTTACTTTGAATTAATACATCTACCACTTGATTGATAGGGAACTGACAAGATAAGAGGGATTTTTCTAGACACATCAAAACTAAGAGCCATGCGTCTAAGTGCCAAAGCTTTCAAAGGGATGTGCAATCTCAAATACTTGAAAATTTATGATTCTCATTGTTCTCGTGGATGTGAAGCAGAAATTAAACTGCACTTGCGAAAGGGGCTTGATTTCCTTCCTAGTGAGCTTACATATCTACATTGGCATGGTTACCCGCTACAGAGTTTTCCATTTGACTTTGACCCGAAGAACCTTGTAGATCTTAAATTGCCACATAGCCAATTAGAAGAAATTTGGGATGATGAAAAggtatatttttgtgtgtagtTTGATCAGTCATAGGCTAAAGTAAATGCTGATTTGCATCAAAAGCTGACTTGTGGCTGGATTTGTTTTTTCACAGGATGCTGGAAATCTCAAGTGGGTCGACCTTAGTCACTCCCTGAATTTACGTCAGTGTTTGGGTTTGGCTAGTGCTCAGAATCTTCAAAGGTTGAATCTGGAAGGATGTACAGGTTTGAAAAAGTTGCCATCGTCAATGAATTGTTTGGAGAAGCTTATATACTTGAATCTCAGGGATTGCACAAGCCTTAGATGTCTTCCAAAAGGAATCAAAACACAATCCTTGCAAACTCTTATTCTCAGTGGCTGCTCCAGCTTAAAGAAATTCCCATTGATATCGGAAAATGTTGAAGTTCTACTTTTAGATGGCACTGCTATAAAGAGCCTTCCCGAATCCGTTGAAAGCTTGAGAAAGCTTGCCTTGCTGAATCTGAAAAACTGCAAAAAGCTAAAGCATCTTTCTTCTGATCTTTATAAGCTGAAACGTCTTCAAGAGCTAATACTCTCAGGTTGCTCACAACTAGTGGTATTTCCGGAAATTAAGGAAGACATGGAATCTTTGGAGATTTTACTTCTTGATGATACAGCCATCACTGAGATGCCAAAGATGATGCATTTGAGCAATATCAAGACATTTTCACTATGTGGAACAAGCACTCAAGTTTCTGTTAGTATGTTCTTCATGCCACCTACATCGGGCTGCTCTCGGTTAACAGATCTTTACCTCTCAAGATGCAGTCTGTACAAACTCCCAGGTAATATAGGTGGTCTATCCTCATTGCAGTCTTTATGCTTAAGCGGAAACAACATCGAGAATCTTCCAGAAAGCTTCAACCAACTTCACAATCTGAAATGGTTTGATCTTAAGTTTTGCAAAATGCTCAAGTCTCTACCAGTACTCCCACACAACCTGCAGTATCTGGATGCACATGAATGCGAGTCACTTGAAACTTTGGTTAATCCATTGACCTCTTTGACTGTTGGAGAGAGGATCCATTCTATGTTCATCTTTAGCAACTGTTACAAACTGAACCAAGACGCACAAGAGAGTCTCATGGGTCATGCTCGAATCAAAAGTCAGTTGATGGCTAATGCTTCTGCAAAACGCTATTATCGGGTATTCTCTTTTTAtccttccctctctctctctttcgccatcaaaaatagaaagaaagtTTATTGTCTGTCTTTTGCAGGGTTTCATTCCAGAGCCGTTGGTGGGAATCTGTTATGCAGCGACAGAAATACCTAGCTGGTTCTGCTACCAAAGACTTGGACGTTCACTAGAAATCCCATTGCCTCCACACTGGTGTGACACTAACTTTGTTGGGCTTGCGTTATCTGTAGTTGTCTCATTCAAGGACTATGAAGACAGTGCTAAACGTTTCTCGGTAAAGTGTTGTGGCAAATTCGAGAACCAAGACGGTTCCTTCACAAGTTTTGATTTCACTCTCGCAGGCTGGAACGAACCGTGTGGTTCACTTAGCCACGAACCAAGAAAGCTCACTTCTGACCACGTTTTCATGGGATACAACAGTTGCTTCCACGTCAAGAATCTCCATGGAGAGGGTAACAATTGTTGCTACACAAAGGCTTCGTTCGAATTCTATGTGACGGATGAtgaaacaaggaagaagatagAAGCTTGTGAAGTTATAAAATGTGGGATGAGTTTAGTGTAtgttcatgaagatgatgattgtaTGTTGCTGAAGAAGACAAATCTGGTTCAGCCGATTTTGAAGACCGAACCAAGTTGTTCATACGATCTTGATGATGTTAGACCCAAGAGAGGACAGTGCCAGTTTGGTGGTTGTGATGAAACCCCAAATTGTAAAAGAACAAAGGAGGAGAAGATCTTGGCGTGATAAAATATCAGTTCTTTTATTGGTATTCTATcagtaaaatattgtttattcaGCTCtgcaaatttttttcttgtaagaaAACAGATGagtgtaaaaagaaaaaaggagaattACATGAAATTCCTCTTAAGCTAAAATCATCACTCACgtaaaaaacacatataaacaaaataaagctTTAGAAGAGCATCATTCCAAAATGCAATTAATGAATATCAGACTACGCAGATTCAAATTTGGTGCTTCTCACATTTCACGCCTAAGCGCATGTCTTGCAAATTCTCTAACTTTACATTGAAGAAATTCATAACACTCTTAGGTGCATCCGTTCCAAAGAGTAGAAGTAGGAAAACTAAGATATCTGCACTTTCTTGAGCCATCCAAATCTATTCCATAGTTTTGAAAACTTCTCTGTGTCAATCTGGCGAAACTCAACCTTAAATCTTAGGCTCCACGCGGTATCAGGCAATCTTACGAGGTTCCTGCAGCCTACAAATCTCAGTTCTTCAAGAGCAGTCATATACGATATGGAGGAGTGTAGCTCTTTAATGGCTGTCCTGCTTAAATCCAGAAACCGTAAGCATTTCATCCTTCTTGACAAGTCTGGAAACCTCTCCAGGCTTATGCAGCCTGATAGATTCAATGTTTCAAGATGCTTTAACTTGCAGATGCTGCTTGGAAGATTCTTGAGATGTTCACTGTTTTCCAGGTCCAGTTTCTCAAGCAATACTAGGTTCTTAACTGATGAAGGTATTTCTTGTATCAAAGTACCACCCATGTACAGTTCTTTAACATTAGGTGAGATCTCCGGAAAATTCTCTAACATTGAGCAGCCAGAAAGA from Camelina sativa cultivar DH55 chromosome 2, Cs, whole genome shotgun sequence includes the following:
- the LOC104717926 gene encoding disease resistance protein RPS4-like, yielding MEPSPPPSSSSSSAEFDVFLSFRGFDTRNNFTGHLQKALRLRGIDSFIDDRLRRGDDITALFDRIERSKIAIIVLSANYANSAWCLRELVKILDCRNRNQQLVVPIFYKVDKSDVEKQKKSFAVPFKLPELTFPGVTPEEISSWKAALASASNISGYVVKEISTSEAKLVDEIAVDTFKKLNDLAPSGNEGLVGVESRLKNLEKLLSWEDLDSVHVIGIVGMVGIGKTTLADCLYGRMRGHFDGSCFLTNIRENSGRSGLESLLQKLFSTVLNDRDLEIGAPGNAHERFERRLKSKRLLIVLDDVNDEKQIKYLMGHCKWYQGGSRIIITTRDCKLVETIKGRKYVLPKLNDREALKLFSLNAFNDSCPSKGFECLTNMVLDYAKGHPLALKVLGSDLCERDNLYWEAKLDRLKSRSHGDIYEVLETSYEELSVEQKNIFLDIACFFRSENVDYVTSLLTSHCVDVSGVIKDLVDKCLITLSGNRIEMHDMLQTMGKEISLKAETIGIRDFRWLSRHGNQCQWHIRLWDSEDICDLLTKGLGTDKIRGIFLDTSKLRAMRLSAKAFKGMCNLKYLKIYDSHCSRGCEAEIKLHLRKGLDFLPSELTYLHWHGYPLQSFPFDFDPKNLVDLKLPHSQLEEIWDDEKDAGNLKWVDLSHSLNLRQCLGLASAQNLQRLNLEGCTGLKKLPSSMNCLEKLIYLNLRDCTSLRCLPKGIKTQSLQTLILSGCSSLKKFPLISENVEVLLLDGTAIKSLPESVESLRKLALLNLKNCKKLKHLSSDLYKLKRLQELILSGCSQLVVFPEIKEDMESLEILLLDDTAITEMPKMMHLSNIKTFSLCGTSTQVSVSMFFMPPTSGCSRLTDLYLSRCSLYKLPGNIGGLSSLQSLCLSGNNIENLPESFNQLHNLKWFDLKFCKMLKSLPVLPHNLQYLDAHECESLETLVNPLTSLTVGERIHSMFIFSNCYKLNQDAQESLMGHARIKSQLMANASAKRYYRGFIPEPLVGICYAATEIPSWFCYQRLGRSLEIPLPPHWCDTNFVGLALSVVVSFKDYEDSAKRFSVKCCGKFENQDGSFTSFDFTLAGWNEPCGSLSHEPRKLTSDHVFMGYNSCFHVKNLHGEGNNCCYTKASFEFYVTDDETRKKIEACEVIKCGMSLVYVHEDDDCMLLKKTNLVQPILKTEPSCSYDLDDVRPKRGQCQFGGCDETPNCKRTKEEKILA